A genomic segment from Labilithrix sp. encodes:
- a CDS encoding FHA domain-containing protein, protein MRYRLRYLQHDLELNEGTFAVGRNASCQLSLDDPLVSRRHAIFEVGPSGVTVEDLGSRNGVIVNGHRIDARVQIQIGDRILIGSQELTLLAGRDGMGGGSQGVGKMTLPKMRVNTPSSGMPQLNVPIETDPEPSMVRRADQFKLLSGVAEKALAMGKAGEAERLLASALADVIESTRAGRPLPPTLVDQAAKFSAKLATATGKGGWADYVVELYQAQKRPPPAHVIDELYNAMRKVTAVDLNRLRAYVAMLRQNLPRYNPAERFLFQRLEGLERLAALR, encoded by the coding sequence ATGCGCTATCGGCTCCGCTACCTACAGCATGACCTGGAGCTGAACGAGGGCACGTTCGCGGTGGGCCGGAATGCGAGCTGTCAGCTCTCGCTCGACGATCCGCTCGTCTCACGGCGGCACGCCATCTTCGAGGTCGGTCCGAGCGGCGTGACGGTGGAGGACCTCGGGAGCCGCAACGGCGTGATCGTCAACGGTCACCGCATCGACGCGCGGGTCCAGATCCAGATCGGCGACCGCATCCTCATCGGCTCGCAGGAGCTGACCCTCCTCGCGGGCCGCGACGGCATGGGCGGCGGCTCGCAGGGGGTAGGCAAGATGACCCTCCCGAAGATGCGCGTGAACACGCCGTCGTCGGGGATGCCGCAGCTCAACGTCCCGATCGAGACCGACCCGGAGCCGAGCATGGTCCGCCGCGCGGACCAGTTCAAGCTGCTCTCCGGCGTCGCGGAGAAGGCCCTCGCGATGGGCAAGGCGGGCGAGGCCGAGCGCCTCCTCGCCTCCGCGCTCGCGGACGTCATTGAGTCGACGCGCGCCGGCCGCCCGCTCCCGCCCACGCTCGTCGACCAGGCCGCGAAGTTCAGCGCGAAGCTCGCGACCGCGACGGGCAAAGGCGGCTGGGCGGACTACGTCGTGGAGCTCTATCAGGCGCAGAAGCGGCCGCCCCCCGCGCACGTCATCGACGAGCTGTACAACGCGATGCGCAAGGTCACCGCGGTGGACCTCAATCGCCTCCGCGCGTACGTCGCGATGCTGCGCCAGAACCTGCCCCGCTATAACCCGGCGGAGCGCTTCCTCTTCCAGCGTCTCGAGGGCCTCGAGCGCCTTGCGGCGCTGCGCTAG
- a CDS encoding DUF721 domain-containing protein, with translation MGRGKRWARRRLSAPESLEEVLDRAGENRFAKRQLPIPLARWRAAVGPRIADRARPMELVRGVLVVKVATSVWANELAMLAPQIVSKLVQDLGLDIKSLRFRVGPLDVVEGMKETRVYRKVPPPVPLPTDLAKTIANVEDDELRAVIESAARMNLAWQTPPATSKPPASAAPQGARGPRDAGRGSAPPGYSGAGSGAASRRTRGGD, from the coding sequence ATGGGCAGAGGAAAGCGGTGGGCAAGGCGTCGACTCAGTGCGCCCGAGTCCCTCGAAGAGGTGCTCGATCGCGCCGGCGAGAACCGGTTCGCGAAGCGGCAGCTGCCGATCCCGCTCGCGCGGTGGCGGGCCGCCGTCGGGCCGCGCATCGCCGACCGCGCGCGGCCGATGGAGCTCGTGCGCGGGGTCCTCGTCGTGAAGGTCGCGACCAGCGTGTGGGCGAACGAGCTCGCGATGCTCGCGCCGCAGATCGTCTCGAAGCTCGTGCAGGACCTGGGCCTCGACATCAAGTCGCTCCGCTTCCGCGTCGGGCCCCTCGACGTGGTGGAGGGGATGAAGGAGACGAGGGTCTACCGGAAGGTGCCGCCGCCCGTGCCGCTGCCGACCGACCTCGCCAAGACGATCGCGAACGTCGAGGACGACGAGCTGCGCGCGGTCATCGAGAGCGCGGCGCGCATGAACCTCGCGTGGCAGACGCCGCCCGCGACGTCGAAGCCGCCCGCTAGCGCAGCGCCGCAAGGCGCTCGAGGCCCTCGAGACGCTGGAAGAGGAAGCGCTCCGCCGGGTTATAGCGGGGCAGGTTCTGGCGCAGCATCGCGACGTACGCGCGGAGGCGATTGA
- a CDS encoding serine/threonine protein kinase, translating to MQGGRGKTPRSIPPPAKTERMLGAPALPTEPQVRPPPNTKPGAFIGDKYRIEREIGRGGFGVVVRAMHLTLDQRVAIKVLTESEGSTEQEWQEDAARFRREAKATAALRSEHVVRVLDVDVLEHGYPYIVMEYLEGKTLHEQIYGSSGGMPVADAVDIVVQVLAAVADAHAVGIVHRDLKPANVFLTHGAGGIPIVKVLDFGVSKMLNAQSQRLTRTGSVVGTVAYMAPEQMLDARTVDGRGDLWSVGLILYEALARAHPFGPATTGPKVINAILKDPLVPIATIRADVPAGLDQVVSKLLEKKADQRYQTAIEAAAALAPFASPRVRPVLDEIHRSPPPSGAALSVPALTDSRALPPSSRSLKAAKKPRSSVARFFIVFITATITLGLIVFGAFWLKPRYWPKR from the coding sequence ATGCAGGGTGGTCGAGGGAAGACGCCGCGTTCGATTCCGCCGCCCGCGAAGACGGAGCGCATGCTCGGCGCGCCCGCGCTCCCGACCGAGCCGCAGGTCCGTCCCCCTCCCAACACGAAGCCCGGCGCCTTCATCGGCGACAAGTACCGCATCGAGCGCGAGATCGGCCGCGGCGGCTTCGGCGTCGTGGTGCGCGCGATGCACCTCACCCTCGATCAACGCGTCGCGATCAAGGTCCTCACCGAGTCGGAGGGCTCGACGGAGCAGGAGTGGCAAGAGGACGCCGCGCGTTTCCGCCGCGAGGCGAAGGCGACGGCGGCCCTCCGCAGCGAGCACGTGGTCCGCGTCCTCGACGTCGACGTGCTCGAGCACGGCTACCCCTACATCGTGATGGAGTACCTGGAGGGCAAGACCCTCCACGAGCAGATCTACGGCTCGAGCGGCGGCATGCCGGTCGCGGACGCGGTCGACATCGTGGTCCAGGTCCTCGCCGCGGTGGCGGACGCGCACGCGGTCGGCATCGTGCATCGCGACCTCAAGCCCGCGAACGTGTTCCTCACCCACGGCGCGGGCGGCATCCCGATCGTGAAGGTCCTCGACTTCGGCGTCTCGAAGATGCTGAACGCGCAGTCGCAGCGCCTCACGCGCACGGGCTCGGTCGTCGGCACCGTCGCGTACATGGCGCCGGAGCAGATGCTCGACGCGCGCACGGTCGACGGTCGCGGCGACCTCTGGTCGGTCGGCCTCATCCTCTACGAGGCCCTCGCGCGCGCGCACCCCTTCGGCCCGGCGACGACGGGCCCGAAGGTCATCAACGCGATCCTGAAGGACCCGCTCGTCCCGATCGCCACGATCCGCGCCGACGTCCCCGCCGGCCTCGACCAGGTGGTCTCCAAGCTCCTCGAGAAGAAGGCCGACCAGCGCTACCAGACCGCGATCGAGGCCGCCGCCGCGCTCGCGCCTTTCGCGTCGCCGCGCGTGCGCCCGGTCCTCGACGAGATCCACCGCTCCCCGCCGCCGAGCGGCGCCGCGCTCAGCGTCCCGGCGCTGACCGACAGCCGCGCGCTCCCCCCCTCTTCGCGCAGCCTGAAGGCCGCG